The Novosphingobium sp. Gsoil 351 genome contains the following window.
CAGTCATCCTCGGTGAATTCGGTCTTGCCTGCGGGATGGCCATAGGCGACCGCGGCGGCGGACGATGTCAGCACGAACCGCTTGACCCCGGCATCGCGGGCAAAGCGAAGCGCGCGCAAGGCACCTTCGCGGGCCGGGACGATCAGGTCATCCTCGCTCTTGGGCACGCCCACCGGGAATGGCGAGGCGACATGCGCGACGTGGGTGCAGCCGGCCATCGCCTCGGCCCAACCGGCATCGTTCATCAATTCGGCGGCGAAGAACGTCACCGGTTCGCCGGGGATACCCAGCCGTTCACGCGCCTTCGCTTCACCCGCCAGATTGCGGATCGTGGTGTGAACCGTCCATCCCGCTTCGGCGAGCTGGCGGATCAGGAAGGCGGCGATATAGCCGCTGCCTCCGGTGACGAGAACAGTACTGGTCATCGCTTCCTCCCCCTCAAAACTTCAGCATGATCCTCCGCGCCAGCGCGGGCGACAGCGAGTGGGCGAGCTGGAGCATCTTGACCATGCCGACGTTGGCTTCGGCCGCGCCGCTCTCCACCGCCGACACGATCTGCCGCGCGCATTCCGCCGCGGGCATTTTTCCCGAAGTTCGTCCGGCGGTCATCTTGGTCTCTACCACCGGCGGCAATGCCTCGATCACGGTGATCGCAGTGTCCTTAAGCTGCGCGCGCAGGGCCTGGGTGTAGCTGCGCAGGCCGGCCTTCGTGGCGCAGTAGACTGGCCCACCGGCGCGCGGCGCTATCGCCAGGCCGGAGGTGACGTTGACGATTGTCGCCTCGGGCCGCGAGCGCAGCATCGGCATCAGCCACGTAATCAGATGGATCGGCGCGTTGAGATTGAGGAAGATCGCGGCATCGGAGACCGCCAGATCGGGTGGGCCTTCGCGAAAATCGTGATCCGCGCCAACGCCTGCGTTGTTGACGAGGATGTCGATCGGGCGTCCCTCGAGGCCGGCGATCAGCGCCTCGACCCCGGCGAGGGTCGACAAATCGGCCTCGATCACCTCGAAACCGGCGGTGCGCGCCGCCGCCACCCGTTCGGGGTTGCGGCCGCAGGTGACGATCGTCGCTCCCTTGGCCCGAAGCTGGCGGATCAGCTCGGCGCCGATCCCGTCGGTCCCGCCGGTGACCAGCGCGGTCTTGCCGCTGAGCCGCATCGCGTTTCTCCCCTCGATCCGCCGAGGAGCCTACGCCGATCAGTTTCAGTTCGCAACGCTACCGCATGAGCACGAGTTCTTCGGCCATGCTGGGGTGCAGCGCGACGGTGGCGTCGAAATCCGCCTTGGTCAGCCCGGCCTTGACCGCGATTGCCGCGGCCTGGAGAATCTCCGGCGCCTCGGGTCCGATCATGTGGAGTCCGAGGATCCTGTCGGTCCCGGCATCGACGATCATCTTGTAGAGTCCGCGTTCGTGGCGTTCGGCGAAAACGTTTTTCATCGGGCGGAAGTCGGATGAGAACACCTTGATGTTGCCGTATTGCATCCGCGCCTGACCTTCGGTCAGCCCGACCCCGGCGAGCGGCGGCTGGCTGAATACCGCGCTGGGGATGTGGGAGTAATCGACCGTCCGCGGGGTATCGCTGAACACGCTGTCGGCGAACGCCTGGCCCTCGCGGATGGCGACGGGCGTAAGCTGGACGCGGTCGGTCACGTCGCCCACCGCATAGATGCTCGGGCAGCTTGTCCGGTTGGCCTCGTCGACCGGGATTTCACCGCGCTCGCCCAACTCGATCCCCGCAGCATCGAGCCCTAGCCCGCGGGTGTTGGGGCGGCGCCCGGTGGCGATCAGCACTGCGTCGGCGTTGAACGGGTCCTGCCCGGCGAGCTTGACCGAATAGCACTCGCCATCCTTCTCGATCCGCTCAATCGGGCAGTTGAAGCGATACTGGATGCCGCGCGCCATCGTGATCTGGAGCAACCGGTCGCGCAGGCTTTCGTCATACCCGCGCAGCAGCGTCTCCGAACGGTTGACGACGGTGACGTGGCACCCCAGCGCGTTGAATATCCCCGCGAACTCCATCGCGATGTAGCCCGCGCCCTGGATCACCACCCGCTTGGGCAATTCTGCCAAGTGGAACACCTCGTTGCTGGTGATGCACAGGTCCGAGCCGGGAAAATCGGGCAGCACCGGCCAGGCACCGGTGGCGATCAGGATCGTCTTTGCGGTGATCTCCCTGCCGCTCGCCAGCCTGACCGAATGCGGCCCGGTGATCGTGGCCTTCTCCAGAAACCGTTCTACCCCGTGGTTTTGCAGCGTCGCGGTATAGGCCTCGTTGAGCCGGTCGACATCCTTGAGCACGGTGTCGCGCAGCACGCTCCAGTCGAACGTCATCTTCTCGACGGTCCAGCCGTAGTGCGCGGCGTCCTGGAGTTCCTCGGCGAAGTGCGAGCCGTAGACCAGCAACTTTTTAGGCACGCAGCCGCGGATCACGCAGGTCCCGCCGATGCGGAATTCCTCGGCGATGGCGACCTTGGCGCCATGGCTCGCGGAAACGCGGGCCGCGCGGACCCCGCCCGATCCCGCCCCGATGACGAAGAGGTCATAGTCGTGGGACTTGGTCATCGCGGTGCTCCTGCTGTCGCGGCGCATATGGGCGGGCGGACAGGTACGCGCCAATAGCTTTTAGGCATGATTGTGATCGGATTTCGTTCCCTCGCCCATTCGGGGGAGAGGGTTACTGATCCAACCCCGCCGCCTTCAACAACGCCTCGGTGCTCGCGTCGAACTTCGTTCCACCCTTCTCGATCGACTTGGCGATGTCCTTGCCGAGTTCGACCCCGAACTGGTCGAACGGGTTGATCCCCAACAGCGCCGCGTTCGCAAACGTGCGGTGTTCGTGGAACGCGATCAGCGCGCCGAAGCTGGCGGGGGTCAGGTCGTCCAGCAGGATCGTCGCCGAAGGGCGGTCGCCGGGGTAGGCGCGCGCGCCGTCCGTGCCCGCTTTGCCCGCCATCAGCGCGGCTCCCTGGGCGAAACAGTTGGCCAGTAGCGTGCGGTGGTGGACCGGTTCGAGCGCGTCGCCCGGCGCGATCACCGCGAGGAAATCGACCGGGATCAGGTGAGTGCCCTGATGTAGCAACTGGAACACCGCGTGCTGGGCGTCGGTCCCCACCCCGCCCCAGGTCACCGCCGCGCTCGCCCGACCCAGCGGCGCGCCGGCGGCGGTCACCGATTTACCGTTCGATTCCATCTCGAGTTGCTGGAGATAGCTCGGCAGCAGCCGCAGCCGCTCGTCGTAGGCAAAGACCGCGCGCGTCTGACAGCCGCGGACTTGCGTGTAGTACAGGTCGGCGAACGCGGCGCGGAGCGGAAGGTTGGCGGCGCCGTCGGTGTCGCGAAAGTGGCGGTCGACCGCGGCGGCGCCCTCGAGCATCTCGGCGAACGCCTCCCACCCCAGCGCCAAAGCGATCGGAAAGCCGATCGACGACCACAGCGAATAGCGCCCGCCGACGGTCTCGGGAAACGGCAGCACGCGGGTTTCGTCGATGCCCCACTCGACCGCCTTGTCGGGACTGGCGGTCAGCGCGATCACCCGGCCATGGGGGTCGCCGACGCCACCGCTGCGCAGCCAGTCGAGCGCGGACGACGCGTTGGTAAGCGTTTCGGTGGTGGTGAAGGTCTTGCTCGCCACTGCGATTAGGGTGGTCGCGGGATCGCACTTGGCGAACGCTTCCTCCAACGCGCAACCGTCGATATTCGAGACGACGTGGACCGCGACCTGCGCGCCATCACGCGCCAAAGCGTCGATCGCCAGTGCCGGGCCTAGCGCCGAGCCGCCGATACCGATGTGGATCAGCGACTTGACCTCGCCCAGATAGCCCCCCTTCTCCGTCTATGCCGTGGATCGCCTCGACCAGCAGCCGCATTCGTTCATGTAGAGCCTGGGCCTCCTCGACGTTGGCCTCGTCGCCGACCCCGCGCTGCGCCGTGTGCGTCGCGGCGCGACCCTCGGATGTGTTGACCACTTCGCCCGCGAACAGCGCGGCGCGCTTGCCGGTGAAATCCATCTCCGCCGCGATCGCCTCGAACGCGGCGACTACCGCATCGTCCAGATGGGTCTTCGACCAGTCGAACCGGATCGCGCCGTCGCCCAATTCCAGCACGCCGGTCAGCGCGTTTGCGCGCTCGGGTTCGCCGAACAAGAGCGGCAGGGTCTGCCGTGGCAGCGCCTCAAGCGCAGTCCAATCCATCGGTTTTTACTTTCCTATTCTGCTCGTGCCCGCCTATGCCGCGCGCCCATGGTAAAGCCAAGCTCCGCTCCGCGAACCGACCTTCTCGGCAGCTTTCGTATGCGTGCGAAGCCCCTTGCGGCGCGGATCGAAAATCTTCCCTTGGACGCTGGTCCAAGTGGTCCATTTGTGTATTAAGGTGGCAACACACTTGTCCGAGGATCCGACCCCGCCGATGACCACTACCGCGCCCGCCGATGCGTCAGTCACGCCTACGCAAGTCGCCCCGGCCAAGAAGGAAAAGAAGGAAGACAGCTTCCCTGTATTCCTGATCAAGCTGGCGCTGGTGGTGGCGATTTTCCGCAGCTTCTTCTTCTCGCCATTCAACATCCCCAGCGAATCGATGCTGCCAGGGCTGGAGAACGGGGACTATCTGCTCGCCGCCAAGTGGCCCTATGGCTACTCGAAGTATTCGCTGCCGTTCAGCGTCCCGCTGATCCCGGGGCGCATTCTGCCCGGCCAGCCCAAGCGCGGCGACGTGGTGATCTTCAAGGCGCCGCCAGGCAACGACGTCGATTACATCAAGCGCGTGATCGGTCTGCCCGGCGATACCGTGCAGATGACAGGTGGCCAGCTTATCCTCAACGGCAAACCGATCCCCAAGCAGAAGATCGCCGATTTCGAGTTGCCGGTAACCCCCAACACCAACTGCATCGCGCCGCAATTCGAAGCGACATCGGCGGATGGCAAGGCGGTGTGCCACTACCCACGCTATCGCGAGACCCTGCCGGGCGGGCGCAGCTATGAGGTGCTCGACCTGTTCGCAACGCCGCAGGACGACGCGCCCCCGATCATCGTCCCCGAAGGATCGGTATTCCTGATGGGCGACAACCGCGACAACTCGATGGACAGCCGTTTCCCTGCCGTCGAGGGCGGCGGGATCGGGATCGTCCCGCAGGCCAATCTGGTCGGGCGGGCGAGCATCATGATGTTCTCGACCGACGGTGGCGCTTCGTGGCTGCTGCCGTGGACCTGGTTCACCGCTGCCCGCTGGAGCCGGATCGGGGGGACTTTTTGAACCTCGACCCCAATGCCG
Protein-coding sequences here:
- a CDS encoding SDR family oxidoreductase — protein: MRLSGKTALVTGGTDGIGAELIRQLRAKGATIVTCGRNPERVAAARTAGFEVIEADLSTLAGVEALIAGLEGRPIDILVNNAGVGADHDFREGPPDLAVSDAAIFLNLNAPIHLITWLMPMLRSRPEATIVNVTSGLAIAPRAGGPVYCATKAGLRSYTQALRAQLKDTAITVIEALPPVVETKMTAGRTSGKMPAAECARQIVSAVESGAAEANVGMVKMLQLAHSLSPALARRIMLKF
- the gorA gene encoding glutathione-disulfide reductase — translated: MTKSHDYDLFVIGAGSGGVRAARVSASHGAKVAIAEEFRIGGTCVIRGCVPKKLLVYGSHFAEELQDAAHYGWTVEKMTFDWSVLRDTVLKDVDRLNEAYTATLQNHGVERFLEKATITGPHSVRLASGREITAKTILIATGAWPVLPDFPGSDLCITSNEVFHLAELPKRVVIQGAGYIAMEFAGIFNALGCHVTVVNRSETLLRGYDESLRDRLLQITMARGIQYRFNCPIERIEKDGECYSVKLAGQDPFNADAVLIATGRRPNTRGLGLDAAGIELGERGEIPVDEANRTSCPSIYAVGDVTDRVQLTPVAIREGQAFADSVFSDTPRTVDYSHIPSAVFSQPPLAGVGLTEGQARMQYGNIKVFSSDFRPMKNVFAERHERGLYKMIVDAGTDRILGLHMIGPEAPEILQAAAIAVKAGLTKADFDATVALHPSMAEELVLMR
- the lepB gene encoding signal peptidase I — its product is MTTTAPADASVTPTQVAPAKKEKKEDSFPVFLIKLALVVAIFRSFFFSPFNIPSESMLPGLENGDYLLAAKWPYGYSKYSLPFSVPLIPGRILPGQPKRGDVVIFKAPPGNDVDYIKRVIGLPGDTVQMTGGQLILNGKPIPKQKIADFELPVTPNTNCIAPQFEATSADGKAVCHYPRYRETLPGGRSYEVLDLFATPQDDAPPIIVPEGSVFLMGDNRDNSMDSRFPAVEGGGIGIVPQANLVGRASIMMFSTDGGASWLLPWTWFTAARWSRIGGTF